From the genome of Gemmatimonadota bacterium, one region includes:
- a CDS encoding biopolymer transporter ExbD translates to MRMQMPLKRRPAINVTSLIDVLFLLLTFFLVTTQFIDQSALKVELPAMEHAEKTQHPRRYILNVSADGQMALDGQTVDQSALRELLKQHAADIDESGGLILRADRQLPYGDVMSILDLVRGVGIRRITNATAERIDE, encoded by the coding sequence ATGCGAATGCAAATGCCCCTCAAGCGCCGCCCGGCCATCAATGTAACCTCGTTGATCGACGTCCTGTTTTTATTGCTTACATTTTTTCTCGTAACCACGCAATTTATCGATCAATCCGCACTCAAGGTCGAACTGCCCGCCATGGAACACGCGGAAAAAACGCAGCATCCAAGACGTTATATTCTCAACGTATCGGCAGATGGTCAAATGGCATTAGATGGTCAGACCGTCGATCAATCGGCATTGCGGGAATTATTAAAACAACACGCTGCGGATATCGATGAAAGTGGGGGTCTCATTTTGCGAGCAGACCGCCAATTGCCTTATGGCGACGTGATGTCGATTCTGGACCTCGTCAGAGGTGTGGGAATCAGACGGATTACCAATGCCACAGCGGAACGAATAGACGAATAG
- a CDS encoding zf-HC2 domain-containing protein: MDADNTIDINRELLSAYLDDALTEADRARVEMLLRTSDSLRRELAEMVRVRQLFAAWSPPAPDRFFVRRVDIKIQEEVARMKNRWGFQKFATAAMLLISIGSLAFLTQRLDRNVEPLTLDAFLQGSLDREVREVVSLTEDDFSKDRVLDLVLSDNTR, translated from the coding sequence ATGGACGCAGACAACACCATTGACATCAACCGAGAATTGTTGTCGGCTTATCTCGACGATGCGCTGACAGAAGCAGACCGGGCCAGAGTTGAAATGCTGTTGCGCACATCCGACAGTCTCAGGCGTGAACTGGCCGAGATGGTGCGCGTGCGACAACTATTTGCCGCCTGGTCTCCGCCTGCACCCGACCGTTTTTTTGTGCGGCGTGTAGATATAAAAATCCAGGAAGAAGTGGCGCGAATGAAAAACCGATGGGGATTTCAAAAATTCGCCACTGCCGCAATGTTGCTGATCTCCATTGGCTCGCTGGCATTTTTGACCCAGCGCCTGGACAGAAATGTTGAACCCCTCACGCTGGATGCTTTTTTACAGGGTTCGCTCGACCGCGAGGTTCGAGAAGTTGTGAGTTTGACCGAAGATGATTTTTCCAAAGATCGCGTGCTCGACCTCGTCTTATCCGACAACACGCGTTAG
- a CDS encoding sigma-70 family RNA polymerase sigma factor has product MRDSKSSNFSHIEDIQIVARVLEGNTEAFSVLVQRHHERVYNAVYSLIGDLDEADDLAQEAFLKAFRALNRFRGQSLFSTWLHRIAINCCLDHLKSRHRRSFISLDEHRENWDAPRIWAGQPQNADMRVEQRELQEILECALNDLSEEYRITFVLREIEGLTYEEIAELLKCSIGTVKSRLFRGRAKLREILQVQYDNWIEA; this is encoded by the coding sequence ATGCGCGATTCAAAATCGTCCAATTTTTCACATATTGAAGATATCCAAATCGTCGCCCGGGTCTTAGAGGGCAACACTGAGGCTTTCTCCGTGCTGGTTCAGCGACACCATGAACGCGTGTACAATGCGGTTTACAGCCTTATTGGCGATCTCGACGAAGCCGACGATTTGGCGCAAGAAGCATTTCTCAAGGCATTTCGCGCCCTGAATCGATTTCGGGGACAATCGCTATTTTCAACATGGTTGCACCGCATCGCTATCAACTGCTGCTTAGATCACCTCAAATCCAGACATCGACGCAGCTTTATATCTCTGGATGAACATCGAGAAAATTGGGATGCACCGCGCATCTGGGCGGGTCAGCCCCAAAATGCAGATATGCGCGTTGAACAACGGGAACTTCAAGAAATTCTCGAATGCGCCCTGAACGATCTATCTGAAGAATATCGCATAACCTTTGTTTTGAGAGAAATTGAAGGTCTAACCTATGAAGAAATCGCCGAATTGCTCAAATGCTCAATAGGAACCGTTAAGTCTCGCCTGTTTCGAGGACGAGCAAAACTCCGCGAAATTTTGCAAGTGCAATACGACAACTGGATTGAGGCGTGA
- a CDS encoding MotA/TolQ/ExbB proton channel family protein has translation MGWALFEQGGLMMYPLTLCSVLALGIAIERGFALRRRAVIRPEIVSVIDNIQGPEDIGLALNVCRQHKGPFSAVMRAGLDNRHLSLEEVRESILDQGRQEMGVLQKGLVVLETVAGVSPLLGLLGTVLGMIKVFQQVSEVGVGQANLLAGGISEAILTTAAGLFIAIPSLVFYNLYSSRAESLILEIEKYANTLLKKLRGFQGSEGEQ, from the coding sequence ATGGGCTGGGCACTATTTGAACAGGGTGGCCTCATGATGTATCCTCTGACCTTGTGCTCAGTACTGGCTTTGGGCATTGCGATTGAGCGCGGGTTTGCACTGCGCCGTCGCGCCGTCATCCGGCCCGAAATTGTCAGTGTAATCGACAATATTCAAGGACCAGAAGATATCGGATTGGCTTTGAACGTCTGTCGGCAGCACAAAGGGCCTTTCTCCGCGGTAATGCGCGCGGGATTGGACAATCGCCATTTGTCCTTAGAAGAGGTTAGAGAAAGCATTCTGGATCAGGGCCGTCAGGAAATGGGCGTATTGCAAAAGGGACTGGTAGTACTGGAGACCGTAGCGGGAGTTTCACCGCTTTTGGGACTCCTGGGTACTGTTCTGGGCATGATTAAAGTTTTTCAACAGGTTTCAGAAGTGGGTGTAGGACAGGCCAATCTCCTGGCAGGGGGCATTTCCGAAGCAATTCTAACGACTGCCGCTGGACTTTTTATTGCGATTCCATCACTCGTATTTTACAATTTATACAGCAGTCGCGCAGAAAGCTTGATTTTGGAAATTGAGAAATACGCCAATACCCTCCTGAAAAAGCTCCGGGGGTTTCAAGGCTCCGAAGGTGAACAGTGA